The Methylomicrobium agile genome has a segment encoding these proteins:
- the wecB gene encoding non-hydrolyzing UDP-N-acetylglucosamine 2-epimerase, producing the protein MLKVMTLIGTRPELIKMSRVIAELDRYTRHLLVHSGQNYDYELNQVFFDDLEIRKPDYFLGVSGETAAQAIADVIAKADDVFAKEMPDALLLYGDTNTCLAVIAAKRRKIPVFHMEAGNRCFDQRVPEELNRKVLDHLSDINLVLTEHARRYLIAEGIRPETIIKTGSHMREVLDYYRPKILQSDVLARERLREGQFFIVSAHREENVDHPENLRDLLATLKALADTYRLPVIVSTHPRTRKRLEALGESLEHPLIRTLKPFGFLDYIRLQMAAFCVLSDSGTITEEASLLNLPAVTLRQTHERPEGMDVGTLVMCGLRQENVLDAVRTVTGQHDRTRRIIPEIADYQAGEVSKQIVRVVLSYTGYVNRTVWSKT; encoded by the coding sequence ATGCTTAAAGTGATGACCTTGATCGGCACGCGCCCGGAACTGATCAAGATGAGCCGGGTGATCGCCGAACTCGACCGGTACACGCGGCACCTCCTCGTGCATTCCGGGCAGAATTACGATTACGAATTGAACCAGGTATTTTTCGACGACCTGGAAATCCGGAAACCGGACTATTTCCTCGGCGTCAGCGGCGAAACTGCGGCCCAGGCAATTGCGGACGTGATTGCAAAGGCCGACGACGTGTTCGCAAAGGAAATGCCCGACGCCCTGTTATTGTACGGCGACACCAATACCTGCCTCGCGGTGATCGCCGCGAAACGGCGCAAGATTCCGGTCTTTCACATGGAAGCGGGCAACCGCTGCTTCGACCAGCGCGTGCCCGAAGAACTGAACCGCAAGGTGCTCGACCATCTGAGCGACATCAACCTGGTGCTGACCGAGCACGCCCGCCGCTACCTGATCGCCGAGGGCATCCGGCCCGAGACGATCATCAAAACCGGCTCGCACATGCGGGAAGTGCTGGATTATTACCGGCCGAAAATCCTGCAATCCGACGTGCTGGCGCGCGAGCGGCTCCGGGAAGGCCAGTTCTTCATCGTCAGCGCGCACCGGGAAGAAAACGTCGACCACCCGGAAAACCTGCGCGATCTGCTCGCAACGCTCAAGGCGCTGGCCGATACCTATCGACTGCCGGTGATCGTATCGACCCATCCGCGCACCCGCAAGCGCCTGGAAGCGCTCGGCGAGTCGCTGGAACACCCGTTGATCCGCACGCTGAAACCGTTCGGTTTTCTCGATTACATCCGGCTGCAGATGGCGGCGTTCTGCGTATTGTCCGACAGCGGCACGATCACCGAAGAAGCTTCGCTGCTGAATCTGCCTGCCGTGACGCTCCGCCAGACGCACGAACGGCCGGAAGGGATGGATGTCGGCACCTTGGTGATGTGCGGCCTGAGGCAGGAAAACGTGCTGGACGCCGTCCGGACCGTAACCGGCCAGCATGACCGGACGCGCCGGATCATTCCCGAGATAGCCGATTACCAGGCGGGCGAAGTCTCGAAACAGATCGTCAGAGTGGTGCTCAGCTACACAGGTTACGTCAACCGTACCGTCTGGTCGAAAACATGA
- a CDS encoding polysaccharide biosynthesis protein, producing MFDDKVLMITGGTGSFGHTVLNRFLDTNVREIRIFSRDEKKQEDMRIALANDKVKFYIGDVRDYTSVSEALSGVDYIFHAAALKQVPSCEFYPMEAVKTNVIGTENVLNAAIANGVKRVVVLSTDKAVYPINAMGISKAMAEKIMVARSRMIPETGTVVCATRYGNVMASRGSVIPLFVGQIRKGEPITVTDPNMTRFLMSLEDSVDLVLHAFEHARQGDIFVQKAPASTVADLAQALKELFGSASPVKVIGTRHGEKLYESLISREEMAKAEDMARYFRIPADNRDLNYNKYFVEGEAHISELDDYTSHNTVRLNVAEIKQLLMTLDYIRKELDA from the coding sequence ATGTTTGATGATAAAGTCTTGATGATTACCGGCGGCACCGGCTCGTTCGGGCATACGGTGCTGAACCGCTTCCTGGACACGAACGTCCGGGAAATCCGCATTTTCAGCCGCGACGAGAAAAAACAGGAAGACATGCGCATCGCGCTGGCGAACGACAAGGTCAAGTTTTACATCGGCGATGTCCGCGATTACACCAGCGTTTCCGAGGCCCTGAGCGGCGTCGATTATATTTTTCACGCCGCGGCGCTGAAACAGGTGCCGTCGTGTGAGTTTTATCCGATGGAAGCGGTCAAAACCAATGTGATCGGCACCGAGAACGTGTTGAATGCGGCGATCGCCAACGGCGTCAAACGCGTGGTCGTGCTCAGCACCGACAAGGCGGTCTATCCGATCAATGCGATGGGCATCTCGAAGGCGATGGCCGAAAAAATCATGGTCGCCCGCTCGCGGATGATTCCGGAAACCGGCACGGTGGTCTGCGCGACCCGCTACGGCAACGTGATGGCTTCGCGCGGCTCGGTGATTCCGCTGTTCGTCGGCCAGATCAGGAAAGGCGAGCCGATTACCGTGACCGACCCGAACATGACCCGTTTCCTGATGTCGCTGGAAGACTCGGTCGATCTGGTCCTGCATGCGTTCGAGCACGCCCGGCAGGGCGACATTTTCGTGCAGAAGGCCCCCGCCTCGACGGTCGCGGATCTGGCCCAGGCGCTGAAGGAACTGTTCGGCAGCGCCTCACCGGTCAAAGTGATCGGCACGCGCCACGGCGAAAAGCTGTACGAGTCGCTGATCTCGCGCGAAGAAATGGCCAAGGCCGAGGACATGGCACGCTATTTCCGGATTCCCGCGGACAACCGCGACCTGAACTACAACAAATATTTCGTCGAAGGCGAGGCCCATATTTCGGAACTGGACGATTACACCTCTCACAATACCGTGCGTTTGAACGTAGCGGAAATCAAACAACTGCTGATGACGCTGGACTACATCAGGAAGGAACTCGATGCTTAA
- a CDS encoding dTDP-4-dehydrorhamnose reductase family protein, translating into MSGKVLVLGATGMLGNAVFRYLSGDPGLQVWGTLQSPAGKRFFAEALQPYLLANVNVLDFDTLVGVFGKIRPDVVINCIGLIKQLADANDPLAALPINAMLPHRLAKLCALSGARLIHVSTDCVFSGRQGMYLETDPSDAEDLYGKSKYIGELHDVPHAVTLRTSIIGRELFGHVGLVDWFLSQEDRVKGYRQAVFSGLPTVELARIMRDFVIPNPALSGLYHVSAAPIDKYALLKEVAEAYEKTIEIVPDDAVCIDRSLDSARFRQATGYVPPTWPELILMMKNFG; encoded by the coding sequence ATGAGCGGGAAAGTCCTGGTACTCGGCGCCACCGGCATGCTCGGCAATGCGGTGTTCAGGTATCTGTCGGGCGATCCCGGGCTGCAGGTCTGGGGAACACTCCAGAGCCCTGCGGGCAAGCGTTTTTTTGCGGAGGCGCTACAACCTTATCTGCTCGCGAACGTGAATGTGCTCGATTTCGACACCCTGGTCGGCGTTTTCGGGAAAATCCGCCCCGACGTGGTGATCAATTGCATCGGCCTGATCAAGCAACTGGCGGATGCGAACGATCCGCTGGCCGCCCTGCCGATCAATGCGATGCTGCCGCACCGGTTGGCGAAATTGTGCGCATTGTCCGGCGCGCGCCTGATTCATGTCAGCACCGACTGCGTTTTTTCCGGCCGCCAAGGCATGTATCTTGAAACCGATCCTTCCGATGCGGAAGACCTGTACGGTAAATCCAAATACATCGGCGAACTGCATGACGTGCCGCACGCGGTCACGCTGCGCACCTCGATCATCGGCCGCGAACTGTTCGGCCATGTCGGCCTGGTCGACTGGTTCCTGTCTCAGGAAGACCGCGTGAAAGGCTATCGGCAAGCTGTCTTTTCGGGCTTGCCGACCGTCGAACTGGCCAGGATAATGCGCGATTTCGTGATCCCGAATCCGGCCCTGTCCGGCCTTTACCACGTTTCGGCCGCGCCGATCGACAAATATGCGCTGCTGAAAGAGGTCGCCGAGGCCTATGAGAAAACGATCGAAATCGTACCGGACGATGCCGTATGTATCGACCGTTCGCTGGATTCGGCGCGCTTCCGGCAAGCCACAGGCTATGTCCCGCCCACCTGGCCGGAACTGATTTTGATGATGAAAAATTTTGGATGA
- a CDS encoding glycosyltransferase family 4 protein produces the protein MKILLVSQYFFPEAFIVNDLVRRLNDLGHQVTVLTGKPNYPQGKIYDGYRLGGIQRERYAEAVEVIRVPLLPRGKGGGLRLAANYLSFVLSGLVLAPRLLRGRPFDAILVFAISPITQVIPAMLLKWLKGAHLAVWIQDLWPESVSATGFIRDPWLLKMIGWLVKGIYAGSDTLLVQSRAFTEPVARYARRDKIVYYPNSFEDKNETAADETLVPECLLETLENDFCLVFAGNLGTAQSLGTLVGAAERLRHLPDLKLVVVGSGSMQPWLEQQKSGKALDNLLLAGRFPPEAMGPIFRRAKGLLVTLKRDQIFSCVIPSKIQAYLAAGRPILAALDGEGAKVVEEARAGLTCPAEDAEALAECIRKLHAMDDAERDALGRSGRAYFLEQFEMAAQTQRLVEIFNQRIKETRR, from the coding sequence ATGAAGATACTGCTCGTCAGTCAATATTTCTTTCCGGAAGCCTTCATCGTCAACGATCTGGTCCGGCGCCTGAATGATCTAGGCCATCAGGTGACCGTGCTGACCGGCAAGCCGAACTATCCGCAGGGCAAGATTTACGACGGTTACCGGCTTGGAGGCATTCAGCGCGAACGCTACGCCGAAGCGGTCGAAGTAATCCGCGTACCGCTGCTGCCGCGCGGCAAGGGCGGCGGCCTGCGCCTGGCGGCCAACTACCTGTCGTTCGTGCTGTCCGGCCTGGTCCTTGCGCCCCGGCTGCTGCGCGGCAGGCCCTTCGATGCGATCCTGGTGTTTGCGATTTCGCCGATTACCCAGGTGATTCCGGCGATGCTGCTGAAATGGCTGAAAGGAGCGCATCTGGCGGTCTGGATACAGGATTTGTGGCCGGAGAGCGTCAGCGCCACCGGATTTATCCGCGACCCGTGGCTGTTGAAGATGATCGGCTGGCTCGTGAAAGGCATTTATGCGGGATCGGACACGTTGTTGGTACAATCGCGGGCTTTTACCGAACCGGTCGCACGTTATGCACGCAGAGACAAAATCGTTTATTATCCCAACTCTTTCGAGGATAAAAACGAAACGGCCGCCGATGAGACCCTTGTGCCCGAATGCCTGCTGGAGACGCTCGAAAACGATTTTTGCCTGGTCTTCGCCGGCAATCTCGGCACCGCGCAGTCGCTCGGCACGCTGGTCGGTGCCGCGGAGCGGCTGCGGCATCTTCCGGACCTGAAATTGGTCGTCGTCGGCAGCGGCAGCATGCAGCCCTGGCTGGAGCAACAAAAAAGCGGGAAAGCGCTGGACAATCTGCTGCTTGCGGGCCGCTTTCCGCCGGAAGCGATGGGGCCGATCTTCCGCCGCGCCAAAGGGCTCCTGGTCACATTGAAACGCGACCAGATTTTTTCCTGCGTGATTCCGAGCAAGATTCAGGCGTATCTCGCCGCCGGCCGGCCGATCCTCGCCGCGCTGGACGGCGAAGGCGCGAAAGTGGTGGAAGAAGCCCGCGCAGGGCTGACCTGCCCGGCCGAAGATGCCGAAGCGCTGGCCGAGTGCATCCGGAAACTGCATGCGATGGACGATGCCGAGCGCGATGCGCTGGGCCGGTCCGGGCGCGCCTATTTCCTTGAACAGTTCGAAATGGCGGCGCAAACGCAGCGGTTAGTCGAAATTTTTAACCAGAGAATAAAGGAAACACGGAGATGA
- a CDS encoding glycosyltransferase gives MKILNVNSSLSSGTGGGTAERTFQMSRFLAMEGNDCTVLTLDGGLDAARIEALKPARLVAIPLLWPRFHLPRMRWRTIKALVEEADIIHLMNHWGMLNSMVYWAARRARKPYVVCPAGALPLFGRSQLLKRLYNLLVGRAIVRYAAGWIAVTAAEFSQFESYGVPSERITVIPNGVSPDDFPAVDTAEFRRAKKLPDVPFILFMGRLSPIKGPDLLLQAFTSLQERIPDYHLVFAGPDEGMQAGLEDAARQAGIVERVHFLGLVGGRDKAAAYRAARLLAVPSRQEAMSIVVLEAGVCGVPAMLTDQCGFSEITAIDPGLETPATAEGIAAGLERLLLTPGLLERTAGELRELVMQKYTWPRIVGQYVKLYRTLLPTSAGP, from the coding sequence ATGAAGATCCTGAACGTCAACTCCTCTCTGAGCTCCGGAACCGGCGGCGGCACTGCCGAACGCACCTTCCAGATGAGCCGCTTCCTGGCGATGGAAGGCAACGATTGCACGGTGCTGACGCTCGATGGCGGCCTGGATGCGGCCCGGATCGAAGCGCTGAAACCGGCCCGCCTGGTGGCTATTCCCCTGCTCTGGCCACGGTTCCACCTGCCGCGGATGCGCTGGCGGACGATCAAGGCGCTGGTCGAGGAGGCGGACATCATCCACCTGATGAACCACTGGGGCATGCTGAACTCGATGGTCTATTGGGCCGCCCGCCGCGCCCGGAAACCTTATGTGGTCTGCCCGGCCGGGGCGCTGCCGCTGTTCGGGCGCTCGCAGTTGTTGAAGCGGCTCTACAATCTGCTCGTCGGCCGGGCGATCGTCCGTTATGCCGCCGGCTGGATCGCGGTCACGGCGGCCGAGTTCTCCCAGTTCGAAAGCTATGGCGTGCCGTCCGAACGGATCACCGTCATTCCGAACGGCGTCAGCCCCGACGACTTTCCGGCTGTCGATACCGCCGAATTCCGGCGCGCAAAAAAATTGCCGGACGTACCGTTCATTCTGTTTATGGGCCGGCTCAGCCCGATCAAAGGCCCCGACCTGCTGCTGCAGGCGTTCACTTCGTTACAGGAGCGGATCCCCGATTACCATCTGGTTTTCGCGGGTCCCGACGAGGGCATGCAGGCTGGGCTTGAAGACGCGGCGCGTCAGGCCGGCATCGTAGAACGGGTGCATTTTCTGGGGCTGGTCGGCGGCCGGGACAAGGCGGCGGCCTACCGGGCGGCCCGCCTGCTCGCGGTGCCTTCCCGCCAGGAAGCGATGTCGATCGTGGTGTTGGAAGCGGGCGTCTGCGGCGTTCCGGCCATGCTGACCGATCAGTGCGGGTTTTCCGAAATCACCGCGATCGATCCGGGCCTGGAAACGCCGGCTACCGCGGAAGGCATTGCCGCCGGCCTGGAACGTCTGCTGCTGACTCCGGGCCTGCTCGAACGCACCGCAGGGGAATTACGGGAACTGGTCATGCAGAAATACACCTGGCCCCGTATCGTAGGACAGTATGTAAAATTGTACCGCACTCTCTTACCGACATCCGCCGGCCCATGA
- a CDS encoding NAD-dependent epimerase/dehydratase family protein, which yields MTQTLAIVGATGYIGRHLIDSLANDGDVRIKVLARTPQGEGRDPRWPTGVEAVPGDLNDAESMRGLLEPGCTVVNLVYLWDAGEQANLEAIRNLLDACRAARIGRLIHCSTAAVSGRVADDRITEETACRPVTEYGMTKLKVEQTILASAKDRFDAAILRPTAVFGPGAEPLKKLAADLLHGSRWRNYLKSCLFGRRRMNLVHIGNVVAALGYLIRYEGPVGNKVFIVSDDADPSNNFADVERYLIGALGVPSHPLPRLPLPLGLLSLLLRTLGRNNINPRCNYSQNKLETFGFKSPVDFETGLANYAAWRRAQPDSRS from the coding sequence ATGACTCAAACGCTTGCCATCGTCGGCGCGACCGGCTACATAGGAAGGCATCTGATCGACTCGCTGGCGAACGACGGCGATGTCCGGATCAAGGTACTCGCGAGGACGCCGCAAGGGGAAGGTCGAGATCCCCGCTGGCCGACAGGCGTGGAAGCCGTGCCGGGCGACCTGAACGATGCCGAATCCATGCGGGGCCTGCTCGAACCCGGCTGCACGGTGGTCAATCTGGTCTACCTATGGGATGCCGGAGAACAAGCCAACCTCGAAGCGATCCGCAATCTGCTCGATGCCTGCCGCGCCGCCCGCATCGGCCGGCTGATCCATTGCAGCACCGCCGCGGTTTCCGGCCGCGTCGCGGACGACCGGATTACCGAGGAAACCGCCTGCCGGCCGGTCACCGAATACGGAATGACCAAACTGAAGGTCGAACAGACGATTCTGGCCTCGGCGAAAGACCGTTTCGACGCCGCCATCCTTCGCCCAACCGCCGTTTTCGGCCCCGGCGCGGAACCGTTGAAAAAACTGGCCGCCGATCTGCTGCACGGAAGCCGCTGGCGCAATTACCTGAAATCCTGCCTTTTCGGACGGCGGCGGATGAACCTGGTCCATATCGGCAACGTGGTTGCGGCCCTGGGCTACTTGATCCGCTACGAAGGACCGGTTGGAAACAAGGTCTTCATCGTGTCGGACGACGCTGACCCGAGCAATAACTTTGCCGACGTGGAACGTTATCTGATCGGCGCGCTCGGAGTGCCCTCCCATCCACTGCCGCGGCTGCCGCTGCCATTGGGCTTGCTGAGCCTGCTGCTGCGTACGTTGGGCAGAAACAATATCAATCCGCGCTGCAATTATTCGCAAAACAAGCTCGAAACCTTCGGCTTCAAAAGCCCGGTCGATTTCGAGACGGGCCTGGCGAATTACGCGGCCTGGCGCCGGGCGCAGCCGGATAGCCGATCATGA
- a CDS encoding glycosyltransferase yields the protein MAAWPDACPAVSIVCATFNHEAYIEDALRGFLLQRTDFPFEIVIHDDASADNTRAIVQRYADAYPTLIKAVLQTVNQYSRGKKPVPLAAGHAKGRYVALCEGDDFWIDPGKLQRQFDEMRKHPACDISFHAAAVLQADETLAPVADYAKRVTVIPVDRLIAADGAFCPTASLMLKRSLFDRLPDWYYEKAPVGDYYLQVIGALSGGALYLPDAMSVYRPFTAGSWSASLYRKEKAGIVAHTERTLDCLAELDRFTDYRYSASIGRARSLQAFSAAILFLKKKHVRESWYFMKMSWSSCRRLFIGQLFSLSKKLARRTLFGR from the coding sequence ATGGCGGCGTGGCCGGACGCCTGTCCGGCCGTCAGCATCGTTTGCGCGACTTTCAACCACGAAGCTTACATCGAGGACGCCCTGCGCGGTTTTTTGCTGCAGCGGACGGATTTTCCGTTCGAAATCGTGATTCACGACGATGCCTCCGCCGACAACACCCGCGCCATCGTCCAGCGTTATGCCGATGCCTATCCGACGCTGATCAAGGCCGTACTGCAAACCGTAAACCAGTACAGCCGGGGCAAGAAACCCGTTCCGCTGGCCGCAGGCCATGCGAAGGGCCGTTATGTCGCCCTGTGCGAGGGCGACGATTTCTGGATCGACCCTGGCAAACTGCAGCGCCAATTCGACGAGATGCGAAAGCATCCGGCATGCGACATCAGTTTTCACGCCGCCGCCGTGCTGCAGGCGGATGAAACGCTGGCACCCGTCGCCGATTACGCAAAACGGGTAACGGTCATTCCGGTGGACAGGCTCATTGCCGCCGACGGCGCCTTTTGCCCTACCGCGTCGTTGATGCTGAAACGCAGCCTGTTCGACCGGCTGCCGGACTGGTATTATGAAAAAGCGCCGGTCGGCGATTATTATCTGCAGGTTATCGGCGCCTTGTCCGGCGGCGCGCTTTATTTGCCCGACGCCATGTCCGTCTACCGCCCTTTTACCGCCGGTTCGTGGAGCGCCTCCCTTTACCGGAAGGAGAAAGCCGGAATCGTCGCGCATACCGAAAGAACGCTGGATTGCCTGGCGGAACTGGACCGCTTTACGGACTACCGCTATTCCGCCAGCATCGGCCGGGCCCGGTCGCTGCAGGCCTTTTCGGCGGCGATTTTGTTTCTCAAAAAGAAACATGTGCGGGAATCCTGGTATTTCATGAAGATGAGCTGGTCGTCCTGCCGTCGGCTTTTTATCGGGCAATTGTTCTCGTTATCGAAAAAACTGGCCCGGCGAACCCTCTTCGGCCGATGA
- a CDS encoding sulfotransferase translates to MTFDKLAGFIKPPLRKCLFFRRKKIFCIGANKTGTTSIERVFRSLGLKVGNQAKAELLLHDWAKRDFRRIIRYCRRAEAFQDVPFSYPDTFRAVDAAYPGSKFILTVRGSAEEWYESLVRFHTGLIGKNRLPTADDLRAYGYRYPGFLWEAQQLRYGADETTLYDRGLYTRCYEDHNRAVIDYFKDRPDDLLVLNVADPGAIEKLFAFLGYPHTGQTMPHANASK, encoded by the coding sequence ATGACATTCGACAAACTCGCCGGCTTTATCAAGCCGCCGCTTCGAAAGTGCCTCTTTTTCAGGCGGAAAAAGATATTCTGCATCGGCGCCAACAAAACGGGCACGACCTCGATAGAGCGGGTATTCCGCTCCCTCGGGCTCAAAGTCGGCAACCAGGCGAAAGCGGAACTGCTGCTGCATGACTGGGCCAAGCGCGACTTCCGCCGCATCATCCGTTATTGCCGCCGGGCGGAAGCTTTCCAGGACGTGCCGTTCAGTTACCCGGACACTTTTCGGGCGGTCGACGCCGCTTATCCGGGATCGAAATTCATTTTGACGGTACGGGGCAGTGCCGAAGAATGGTACGAGTCGCTGGTGCGCTTCCATACCGGGTTGATCGGTAAAAACCGCCTGCCGACCGCCGATGATCTGCGCGCCTACGGCTACCGCTATCCCGGCTTTCTCTGGGAAGCGCAGCAACTTCGCTACGGGGCGGACGAAACCACGCTCTACGACCGCGGCCTGTACACGCGCTGCTACGAAGACCACAATCGCGCCGTAATCGACTATTTCAAAGACAGGCCGGACGACCTGCTGGTCCTGAACGTCGCCGACCCCGGCGCGATCGAAAAACTATTCGCTTTTCTGGGCTATCCCCATACCGGGCAAACCATGCCGCATGCCAATGCATCGAAATAA
- a CDS encoding lipopolysaccharide biosynthesis protein — MPSLQNNVSKGILWSAVDVSLRQGSQFAVLIVMARILSPEDFGVMALLALFAGLANVFVDGGFGSALIQRQNVTRTDESTVFFFNLAMGFSALVALCVLAPYLARLFDKPILRPLTYAMAANVFIGAFGAIHTTLLTKELNLKLIARIGGIASAVSGALAIGLALEGFGPWSLALQVVAANAVSTLLLWHWHAWRPLWTFSFSSLRSYFRFGGYLLIVALADLLHTHLYSLLIGKFYQVREVGFYDRAQKTQSLPVNFIMLVINRVAFSAFSTLAEDRERLSRAFRKAQRLVLFVNTPLSILTIVLAEPIVLALFGEKWLPSAPLLQVLGIAGLLWPMHILNTNVLKAQGRSDLFFNIMLVKKSVAIGLTVWGSFYGIIAIAWAQVAASVFALAVNAYYSKIFLNYGVFRQLQDLLPSLTAGALAGAAAWLQSQHSGFSCYADLALGTFLAGLVYLLLARLLDVNTLTEFTGLFKKRSLQH, encoded by the coding sequence ATGCCTTCATTACAAAACAACGTTTCGAAAGGCATACTGTGGAGTGCCGTGGACGTCTCGCTGCGGCAGGGTTCGCAGTTCGCCGTGCTGATCGTCATGGCGCGCATTTTGTCGCCCGAAGATTTCGGCGTGATGGCCTTGCTCGCCCTGTTTGCCGGGTTGGCCAATGTCTTTGTCGACGGCGGCTTCGGCTCGGCGCTGATCCAAAGGCAGAACGTGACGCGCACGGACGAGTCGACCGTCTTTTTTTTCAACCTGGCGATGGGCTTTTCGGCGCTCGTGGCGCTGTGCGTCCTGGCGCCCTATCTGGCGAGGCTGTTCGACAAGCCGATCCTGCGCCCGCTCACTTACGCGATGGCGGCCAATGTCTTCATCGGCGCTTTCGGGGCGATCCATACGACGCTTTTGACCAAAGAACTGAACCTCAAGCTGATCGCCCGAATCGGCGGCATCGCATCCGCCGTTTCCGGCGCACTGGCCATCGGCCTGGCGCTCGAAGGCTTCGGCCCCTGGAGCCTGGCCTTGCAGGTCGTGGCGGCCAATGCCGTATCGACGCTGCTGTTATGGCACTGGCATGCCTGGCGGCCGCTGTGGACGTTCAGTTTCAGCTCCCTGCGCTCGTATTTCCGGTTCGGCGGGTATTTGCTGATCGTCGCGCTCGCCGACCTGCTCCATACCCATCTTTACTCGCTGCTGATCGGCAAGTTTTACCAGGTCCGCGAAGTCGGTTTTTACGACCGCGCGCAGAAAACGCAGTCCCTGCCCGTCAATTTCATCATGCTGGTGATCAACCGGGTGGCCTTTTCCGCTTTCTCGACGCTGGCGGAAGACAGAGAACGGCTGTCCCGCGCCTTCCGCAAGGCGCAGCGCCTGGTCCTGTTTGTCAATACGCCGCTTTCGATCCTGACGATCGTCCTGGCCGAACCGATCGTGCTGGCGCTGTTCGGCGAAAAATGGCTGCCCAGCGCGCCGCTCCTGCAGGTGCTCGGCATTGCCGGCCTGCTGTGGCCGATGCACATTCTGAATACCAACGTGCTGAAGGCGCAAGGCCGATCCGATCTGTTTTTCAACATCATGCTGGTAAAAAAATCGGTCGCCATCGGCTTGACGGTATGGGGCAGTTTTTACGGGATCATCGCGATTGCCTGGGCGCAGGTGGCCGCTTCGGTATTCGCCTTGGCGGTCAACGCCTATTACAGCAAGATCTTTCTGAATTACGGCGTTTTCAGGCAATTGCAGGACCTACTTCCCAGCCTGACCGCCGGCGCCTTGGCGGGCGCGGCGGCATGGCTGCAATCCCAACACTCCGGTTTTTCCTGCTACGCCGACTTGGCGCTGGGCACCTTTCTGGCCGGCCTGGTTTACCTATTGCTGGCCCGTTTGCTGGACGTCAACACATTGACGGAATTCACCGGCCTGTTCAAAAAACGCAGCCTACAACACTGA
- a CDS encoding sulfotransferase: MALKNDDKSLFLNQLGQRRPQFRRNEDLERLLEELAGYLGPIEGEIEKNFGRPAMPPLFLVGNPRSGTSVFMQFLALSGAFSIPTNLLSRFYYAPFLGAKIQELLTNPEYDYKKELTAENSGAGLASDIGKTQGSLAPSEFFHFWRRFLPRYDPEYLDEGDCEKIDMAGLQKGIAAIESVFARPFAAKAIIVQYNLDVLFSGFPNGLLVHIRRDPVYVMQSILQARERFYGNRGLWWSVKPKEYAQLKDMDFYHQIAGQVYYTERALAEQMLKIPEPNKLIIDYEAFCADPPSVARAINEKYAGLGFGLNMPIDRIEALEPKNTVRIEAEAIRQLEKAYAAFESLHSAE, from the coding sequence ATGGCGCTTAAAAACGACGACAAATCACTGTTCCTCAACCAGCTCGGCCAGCGCAGGCCGCAATTCAGGAGAAACGAGGATCTCGAACGGCTTCTGGAAGAACTCGCCGGCTATCTCGGGCCGATCGAAGGCGAAATCGAAAAAAATTTCGGCCGCCCCGCGATGCCGCCGCTTTTTCTGGTCGGCAATCCGCGCAGCGGGACCAGCGTGTTCATGCAGTTTCTCGCGTTGAGCGGCGCTTTTTCGATTCCGACCAACCTGTTGTCGCGTTTTTACTATGCGCCGTTTCTCGGCGCCAAGATTCAGGAATTGCTGACGAATCCCGAGTACGATTACAAAAAGGAATTAACGGCCGAAAACAGCGGCGCAGGATTGGCTTCTGATATCGGAAAGACCCAAGGCAGCCTGGCGCCCAGCGAGTTTTTCCATTTCTGGCGGCGTTTTCTGCCGAGATACGATCCCGAATATCTGGACGAAGGCGACTGTGAAAAAATCGACATGGCGGGCCTGCAGAAAGGGATCGCCGCGATCGAAAGCGTATTCGCCAGGCCTTTTGCGGCAAAAGCGATTATCGTTCAGTATAATCTGGATGTCCTTTTCTCGGGATTTCCGAACGGCCTGCTCGTCCATATCCGGCGCGACCCGGTCTATGTGATGCAGTCGATTTTGCAGGCCCGGGAAAGATTCTACGGCAACCGCGGCTTGTGGTGGTCGGTAAAGCCCAAAGAGTACGCACAGTTGAAAGACATGGATTTTTATCACCAGATTGCCGGTCAGGTCTATTACACCGAACGCGCGCTGGCCGAGCAAATGCTGAAAATTCCCGAGCCGAATAAATTGATTATCGACTATGAGGCTTTCTGTGCCGACCCGCCGTCGGTCGCCCGCGCGATCAATGAAAAGTATGCCGGCCTCGGGTTCGGGCTGAACATGCCGATCGACCGGATCGAGGCACTGGAGCCCAAAAACACGGTCAGGATCGAAGCCGAGGCTATCCGGCAGCTGGAAAAGGCCTATGCCGCCTTCGAATCGCTGCATTCGGCGGAATAA